In Diachasmimorpha longicaudata isolate KC_UGA_2023 chromosome 7, iyDiaLong2, whole genome shotgun sequence, the following proteins share a genomic window:
- the LOC135164588 gene encoding SH3 domain-containing kinase-binding protein 1-like: MEAIVEYNYVAQEPDELTLRKGDVIKDIKIMPGGWWEGTLRDKCGMFPDNFVKVLTPPGGNDTSSKSDIEEVTLRNGSPGRKCCKVLFSYEPCNEDELALVPQDVVEFLGEVEEGWWRGRLRGRTGVFPSNFVTPPTPDDSDRETKELCRVLFPYKASNDDELTLDEGDVVILLSRDAPDKGWWKGELNGRIGLFPDNFVTVIGPKPDNPQNQDTWQKPGQSITKLGSLKSSYVGKKGEKANVRKSLESRVVNESSKKVSSSATSTLTSASSTSTLSAQMNNPITTGDQKYGMALSDLTRMVEIPGDNSVESVEGCESGLGEELDGVERGEGAPLSHLTASRAKAPRRRLPSSQHFRSQGGSLTAGITSSGLTPLEDNVTNGTLDTVDQVREEDSDGIGRKSRRIAPWMEELKQNQMEKRKVFPPEKPEKLERKKEQRASRLPIPSSITDTEIQLEQENVVAPQREKDKDKEKESSQKPEPSYPVAGPPAYVPYRLYSQLLDRVTALEEKHTVLQRTVAHLSEQLSTTNNH; the protein is encoded by the exons ATGGAGGCTATTGTGGAGTACAACTACGTGGCGCAAGAGCCTGATGAGTTAACCCTACGTAAAGGAGATGTTATCAAAGATATTAAAATAATGCCAGGAGGATGGTGGGAAGGTACTCTCAGGGATAAATGCGGCATGTTTCCTGATAATTTTGTAAAG GTTTTGACACCTCCAGGTGGCAATGACACTTCATCAAAGAGTGACATTGAAGAGGTGACTCTGAGAAATGGCTCCCCTGGACGAAAATGCTGCAAAGTATTATTCAGTTATGAGCCATGCAATGAAGATGAACTTGCATTGGTGCCCCAGGATGTTGTTGAATTTCTTGGGGAAGTGGAAGAAGGTTGGTGGAGGGGCAGACTAAGGGGACGCACTGGGGTGTTTCCATCGAATTTCGTTACACCTCCTACGCCCGACGACAGTGATAGAGAAACTAAAGAATTATGCAGAGTACTTTTTCCTTATAAGGCTAGTAATGATGACGAATTGACTTTGGATGAGGGGGATGTAGTAATACTGCTGTCACGTGATGCACCTGATAAA GGTTGGTGGAAGGGCGAATTAAATGGCAGAATCGGTCTCTTCCCAGACAATTTTGTCACAGTGATAGGCCCCAAGCCTGATAATCCACAGAACCAAGACACCTGGCAGAAACCAGGTCAGTCCATAACAAAATTAGGCAGCTTGAAGAGTTCCTACGTtggaaaaaaaggagaaaaggcTAATGTACGAAAAAGCTTGGAGTCTAGAGTGGTAAATGAAAGTTCCAAAAAGGTGTCTTCTTCGGCTACTTCTACCCTAACGTCTGCATCGTCAACCTCGACACTGTCCGCACAGATGAACAACCCAATAACAACTGGTGATCAAAAGTATGGCATGGCATTATCGGATCTGACGAGAATGGTGGAGATACCTGGTGATAATAGTGTGGAAAGTGTTGAAGGATGTGAGAGTGGGTTGGGGGAAGAGTTGGATGGAGTTGAGCGGGGTGAGGGTGCACCATTGTCTCATCTAACTGCATCCCGTGCAAAAGCACCACGGAGACGCTTACCGTCCAGTCAACATTTCAGAAGTCAGGGGGGAAGTCTCACTGCAGGCATTACTTCTTCAGGATTGACCCCTTTG GAGGATAATGTGACGAATGGGACACTAGACACAGTAGATCAAGTTCGAGAGGAAGACAGTGATGGAATTGGTCGTAAATCTAGAAGGATCGCCCCCTGG ATGGAGGAATTGAAGCAGAATCAAATGGAGAAACGCAAAGTCTTCCCTCCCGAAAAACCTGAAAAGCTCGAGAGAAAGAAAGAGCAGAGGGCATCAAGACTACCAATACCATCCAGTATCACCGACACAGAGATACAACTGGAGCAGGAGAACGTAGTGGCACCTCAACGAGAGAAAGATAAGGACAAGGAGAAAGAATCGAGTCAAAAACCTGAGCCAAGTTATCCCGTTGCAGGCCCTCCAGCCTACGTTCCCTATCGACTTTACAGTCAACTACTAGATAGA